From the genome of Bradyrhizobium sp. G127:
CGGTGCGGGCAAAGGCGCAGGCGTCGGTGGCGTGGCCAGCGTGACAGGAGGCTGGGTCAGAGTCGCGGGCAGTCCGGGCGTCGCCGCTGGACCGGATGGCGGAGCGAGGCTGATGGCCGGGCCGGACGGCGTCGCCTGGATCGGCACGTTGGCCGGCGGGACGGGAGGCGGCGCGTCGCCTACGAACTGGGCAGCGGCTGGATGTGCGACCAGCGCCGCGAACAGCAAGGCCAGCGCAAGCACCCACACTCCCGCGCGACAGCGCAAAGCATGAAGGTCATCGGCCCGCGCATTGCACACGGCTGTCCTGCGGCTGAGTCCGAGGGCTGTCATGGCGGTGGTTTTTCACCGAAAACGAGGCAAATTCAAGCCTTACAACATGCTTGACCGCCCTCAACACGGCCTCATCCGCCGAATAACGCCTTCTGCCGCGGCGCAGGTCGCGCTACAGTCACATTTCCTGATTACGCGAAACGCGTGTCCGAGGCACAATCACACTCAATTCGCGTTCGGGTCAGTGAATCCGGTCAAAGACGGCTGATTCGAGCTTATGGATCGTCAGGAGACATGCGTTGCTGGAAAGTTTGATCGGATTTCGCCAGACGGGCGCCCGCAGCAAAATCGGGGTCGGAGGGCCTGCGAACAAGAAGCCGACGATCGGACTGGCGCTGGGCGGCGGCGCCGCGCGCGGCTTTGCCCATATCGGCATCCTGCGCACGCTGCTCGCCAACGGGATCGTGCCGGACATCGTGGTCGGAACATCCATCGGCGCCGTGGTCGGTGCATCCTACGCCTCGGGACATCTCGATACGCTGGAAGCCTGGGCCAAGGGGCTGCTGCCGCGCAATATCTTCAGTTACCTCGATATCCGCCTCAACGGCTCCGGCCTGATCGGCGGCGGCAAGCTGGCGGCCCAGCTTGAGGCGTCGTTCGGCGGAATCCTGATTGACGAGCTTCCGCTGAAATTCGCGGCGGTCTCCACCGAGGTCAACACCGGCCATGAGATCTGGATCACCGACGGAAAACTCGTCGAGGCGGTGCGGGCGTCCTACGCCCTGCCCGGCATTTTCGAGCCGGTGCTGATCGGCGACCGATGGCTGGTCGACGGCGCGCTCGTCAATCCGGTGCCGGTGTCGGCAGCGCGTGCGCTCGGCGCGGAAATCGTCATAGCCTGCAATGTCTCCACCGACGTGTTCGGGCACGGCACCATTATCTCCGCGCACGGCAAGCCTCCGGTGGAACCCGAACCGCCGGCCGAACCGGAAATCGTGGCGAAGCGCGGCTTCGGAAAATTCTTCTCCGCGGAAAAAACGGTGAAGCGGGAATTCTTC
Proteins encoded in this window:
- a CDS encoding patatin-like phospholipase family protein yields the protein MLESLIGFRQTGARSKIGVGGPANKKPTIGLALGGGAARGFAHIGILRTLLANGIVPDIVVGTSIGAVVGASYASGHLDTLEAWAKGLLPRNIFSYLDIRLNGSGLIGGGKLAAQLEASFGGILIDELPLKFAAVSTEVNTGHEIWITDGKLVEAVRASYALPGIFEPVLIGDRWLVDGALVNPVPVSAARALGAEIVIACNVSTDVFGHGTIISAHGKPPVEPEPPAEPEIVAKRGFGKFFSAEKTVKREFFGTAGRPGISTVMVEAFNIMQDRITRSRLAGDPPDVLISPRVGKIGWFDFHRAEETIAHGVRAAERNIESIQEAISLLTPTASQTPGTAQPTQP